A single window of Syngnathus acus chromosome 23, fSynAcu1.2, whole genome shotgun sequence DNA harbors:
- the plxnb2a gene encoding plexin-B2a isoform X2, producing the protein MARRWAWPFLVTAASVLLYVSCAKNPEFHSDTLINNVVQDPRTGRLYAGAVNALYQLSADLLAEARVETGPRRDNRQCTPPVTDTCEDAVETDNHNKLLLVHGAEDRLVVCGSVFRGICSLRNLSNVEHVIYFSDNKGEKSYVVSTEESVSVVGVMSYFTKERDNFTVFLVAKGYGSHDSTKLISTRILRDYGEWNIFENIIDASAVQANSFVLRYLHNFRFAFKDGPFVYFLFSRTLGVQDTKNFTFISRMCQDDQSYYSYTELQLNCSADNHFNKVQAAYVTTPGEVLAQNLTRSGKYGHILASDKVLFVTFTSDEDPSISAMCMYPLRAINTRLLEIISACYSDGGLIHDSPAVYSPYSTKSGGLCSSNQHNRGAKFKCGAEFLPSPLAGKADVALVAEPSLIRKGVMTAVAVSVEMGHAVAFLGTANGEVLKLHLSAHPELYGRASNEVTGDKVNKDLLLDSQLQHLYIASGKKMSKVPVQSCHLKTDCQSCMSLKDPYCGWCVLEGRCTRQQECGRSSVENTWLWSPNQQCVEIRAFDPPSLSCHKTQQVDISVPALPRLRQSDGLRCLFNGSLSGGVVMGSPAVVICSLPDPADIPPTPEHQDYVSIPVQIVVNDKIVVTSGRYRFYNCSATVRKNPNTPCISCVTSEWGCQWNAREHRCSDTDGAADAGHIIKPQQPERCPQFESPEPLLIPVGFEVPISFRGSNLDIYSGRKFVMGTELMKETEEEVMQEPGSNFRFRGYEFSYSERQEVNVSFHVIERDTKRKIDSTLTVTVYNCSVSRADCSLCKHADAKYHCVWCAASRACVYRHLCPAPPPALCPAPQITDIVPRFGPLNGSISVTIRGSNMGIKQADVKRISVAGVECRHLQDKYSVSTSVVCEIGPAKRPPPSDLPVESSNSGVVEVEVDGGRTGRSQVLFTYRDPKPDAVHPAKGPAAGGTVITIGGRDLDTASQDDVTVSVGGVPCRVLSFGDIITCKTGKYRGPKVPSDPLAVKVNYGRNTSKEVAAAFQYADNPKIADYSPKSSFVCGGRRIVVRGSGFHLIQRATLKVAPVADDFSQDTATVEFAQESLSKNDSVLEFLSPAVIWSDSRSLRAVLLLDNAEEELKAFSYHPDPTFNELPKTVLTETSVIIVTGRGFAKAMTALEAQAFVGDAFCNVSILQDDKLILDAPSSQPRARSKRQRRDAANDPLELVVKFGHGEWVVGSVYYPWKDDIPLAIIIPAVVVPMLLFIAVSVYCYRRKSQQAEREYEKVKHQLENLEESVRDRCKKEFTDLMMEMEDQTSELSEARIPFLDYKTYTDRNLFLPSKDGAASVLAGRVRFPESRRAIVTQALNQFSNLLNSKPFLINFIHTLESQPDFNARARGDFASLLTVALHGKLVYYTDITRTLLLELIDEHVNNKNPKLMLRRSETVVERMLCNWMSVCLYQFLRDSAGEPLYKLLKALKHQVEKGPVDAKVKKAKYTLNDTGLLGDDVEYSVLTLQVLVHGEGPDVTPVKVLNCDTISQVKEKIIDQVYRNLPYSQRPKVESVALEWRPGSTGQILSDLDLTSQKEGRWKRLNTLAHYNVRDNATLVLSKVLHTQSFHQHPDNFEERNALLEDDNTFHLVRAADELDEVKSKRGSMKDKSMTKAITEIYLTRLLSVKGTLQQFVDDFFRSVLCSSAAVPPPVKYFFDFLDEQALRHDNVDEETLHIWKTNSLPLRFWVNILRNPHFVFDVHVNEVVDASLHVIAQTFMDACTKTEHKLSRESPSNKLLYAKEISTYKKMVDDYYKGIQQMVPVSDQDMNTYLAEVSRQHTDELNTQLALHQLYQYASKYYDAIIRSLDEDPAAQNRQLTLRLQQIAAALENKVTDL; encoded by the exons ATGGCGCGCCGCTGGGCGTGGCCGTTCCTGGTCACCGCGGCGAGCGTGCTCCTCTACGTCTCCTGCGCCAAGAACCCTGAGTTCCACTCCGACACGCTCATCAACAACGTGGTCCAAGACCCCCGCACGGGGCGGCTGTACGCGGGCGCCGTCAACGCCCTCTACCAGCTGTCGGCCGACCTTCTGGCGGAAGCCCGCGTGGAGACGGGACCCCGGCGGGACAACCGGCAGTGCACGCCGCCCGTGACGGACACCTGCGAGGACGCGGTCGAGACGGACAACCACAACAAGCTTCTCCTGGTGCACGGCGCCGAGGACAGGCTGGTGGTGTGCGGCAGCGTCTTCAGGGGCATCTGCTCGCTGCGCAACCTCAGCAACGTGGAGCACGTCATCTACTTCAGCGACAACAAAGGCGAGAAGTCGTACGTGGTGAGCACCGAGGAAAGCGTCTCGGTGGTGGGCGTCATGTCCTACTTCACCAAGGAGAGAGACAACTTCACCGTCTTCCTG GTCGCTAAAGGCTACGGCAGCCACGACAGCACCAAGCTGATCTCCACGCGCATCCTGCGGGACTACGGCGAGTGGAACATCTTCGAGAACATCATCGACGCCTCGGCCGTGCAGGCCAACTCCTTTGTGCTGCGCTACCTGCACAACTTTCGCTTCGCCTTTAAGGACGGCCCTTTTGTCTACTTCCTGTTCTCGCGCACGCTGGGCGTGCAGGACACCAAGAACTTCACCTTCATCTCGCGCATGTGCCAGGACGACCAGAGTTACTACTCGTACACGGAGCTGCAGCTCAACTGCAGCGCCGACAACCACTTCAATAAAGTTCAG GCCGCCTACGTGACGACACCGGGCGAGGTTCTGGCTCAGAATCTGACGCGGTCGGGCAAGTACGGGCACATCCTGGCTTCCGACAAGGTTCTCTTTGTCACCTTCACTTCCGACGAAGACCCGAGCATCTCGGCCATGT GCATGTACCCTCTGCGCGCCATCAACACCAGGCTGCTGGAGATCATCAGCGCCTGCTACAGCGACGGCGGCCTCATCCACGACAGTCCGGCCGTCTACTCGCCGTACTCCACCAAGTCGGGCGGTCTGTGCAGCAGCAA TCAGCACAATAGGGGGGCCAAGTTCAAGTGCGGCGCCGAGTTCCTGCCGTCGCCGCTGGCCGGCAAAGCCGACGTGGCCCTGGTGGCCGAGCCCTCCCTGATCCGCAAGGGCGTCATGACCGCCGTGGCCGTTTCCGTGGAGATGGGCCACGCCGTGGCCTTCCTGGGCACGGCCAACGGAGAA GTGCTCAAGTTGCATCTGTCGGCCCACCCGGAGCTTTACGGGCGGGCGTCCAACGAAGTGACGGGCGACAAAGTCAACAAGGACCTGCTGCTGGATTCTCAGCTGCAGCACTTGTACATCGCCAGcgggaagaag ATGTCCAAGGTTCCCGTGCAATCGTGCCACCTGAAGACGGACTGCCAGTCCTGCATGTCCCTCAAGGATCCCTACTGCGGCTGGTGTGTTTTGGAGGGAAG GTGCACCAGGCAGCAGGAGTGCGGCAGGTCGTCGGTGGAGAACACGTGGCTGTGGTCGCCCAATCAGCAGTGCGTGGAGATTCGGGCCTTCGACCCGCCGAGCCTCAGCTGCCACAAGACGCAGCAG GTGGACATCAGCGTTCCGGCGCTGCCGCGGCTCCGGCAGTCGGACGGGCTGCGCTGCCTCTTCAACGGGTCCCTCAGCGGCGGCGTGGTGATGGGCAGCCCGGCCGTCGTCATCTGTTCCCTGCCGGACCCCGCGGACATCCCGCCCACGCCCGAGCATCAAG ACTACGTGTCGATCCCCGTGCAAATTGTGGTGAACGACAAGATCGTGGTGACGTCGGGACGATATCGCTTCTACAACTGTTCGGCGACGGTCCGGAAGAATCCCAACACGCC GTGCATCTCCTGCGTGACCAGCGAGTGGGGCTGCCAGTGGAACGCTCGAGAGCACCGATGCAGCGACACGGACGGCGCGGCGGACGCCGGCCACATCATCAAACCTCAACAG CCGGAGCGCTGTCCTCAGTTCGAGTCTCCGGAGCCGCTGCTGATCCCCGTGGGCTTCGAGGTCCCCATCAGCTTCCGGGGAAGCAACCTCGACATCTACTCG GGCCGCAAATTCGTGATGGGCACGGAGCTGATGAAGGAAacggaggaggaggtgatgcAGGAGCCCGGCTCCAACTTTCGATTTCGAGGATATGAG TTTTCCTACAGCGAACGGCAGGAGGTGAACGTTTCCTTCCATGTCATCGAACGGGACACCAAGCGCAAGATTGACAGCACGCTCAcag TGACGGTGTACAACTGCTCGGTGTCCCGAGCCGACTGCAGCCTGTGCAAGCACGCCGACGCCAAGTACCATTGCGTGTGGTGCGCCGCCTCACGGGCCTGCGTCTACCGCCACTTGTGCCCGGCGCCACCGCCCGCCTTATGCCCCGCCCCTCAGATTACCGAC ATCGTCCCTCGCTTCGGGCCGCTGAACGGCAGCATCTCGGTGACCATCAGAGGTTCCAACATGGGCATCAAGCAGGCTGACGTCAAGCGCATCAGCGTGGCCGGCGTGGAGTGTCGCCACCTGCAAGACAAATATTCCGTCTCCACCAG CGTGGTGTGCGAGATCGGGCCGGCCAAGCGCCCGCCGCCGTCCGACCTGCCGGTGGAGTCGAGCAACAGCGGCGTGGTGGAGGTGGAGGTGGACGGAGGGCGCACGGGAAGGTCTCAGGTGCTCTTCACCTATCGG GACCCCAAGCCGGACGCGGTGCATCCCGCCAAAGGCCCGGCGGCCGGCGGCACCGTCATCACCATCGGCGGGCGAGACCTGGACACGGCCTCCCAAGATGATGTCACCGTCTCGGTGGGCGGAGTCCCGTGTCGAGT TCTGTCCTTCGGCGACATCATCACGTGTAAGACGGGAAAATACCGCGGGCCCAAGGTTCCGTCCGACCCGCTGGCGGTGAAGGTGAACTACGGGCGCAACACCAGCAAGGAGGTGGCGGCGGCCTTCCAGTACGCCGACAACCCCAAGATCGCCGACTACTCGCCCAAGTCCAGCTTTGTGTG CGGCGGGCGGCGCATCGTCGTGAGGGGAAGCGGCTTCCATCTGATCCAGAGGGCCACGTTGAAGGTGGCGCCCGTCGCCGATGACTTCTCGCAGGACACCGCCACCGTCGAG TTTGCGCAGGAGTCGCTGAGCAAGAACGACAGCGTGCTGGAGTTCCTGTCGCCGGCGGTGATCTGGAGCGACAGCCGCTCGCTGCGCGCCGTCCTGCTGCTGGACAACGCCGAGGAGGAGCTCAAGGCCTTCAGCTACCACCCCGACCCCACCTTCAACGAGCTCCCCAAGACCGTCCTCACCGAGACCAGCGTCATCATCGTCACC GGTCGAGGCTTCGCCAAGGCCATGACGGCGCTGGAGGCGCAGGCCTTTGTCGGGGACGCTTTCTGCAACGTCAGCATCCTTCAG GACGACAAGTTGATCCTGGACGCGCCGTCGTCCCAGCCCCGCGCTCGATCTAAACGCCAACGGCGAGATGCTGCCAACGACCCTCTGGAGCTGGTG GTGAAGTTCGGTCACGGTGAGTGGGTGGTGGGCTCAGTCTACTACCCGTGGAAGGATGACATCCCCCTGGCCATCATCATCCCCGCCGTCGTGGTGCCCATGCTGCTCTTCATCGCCGTGTCCGTCTACTGCTACAG GAGGAAGAGTCAGCAGGCCGAGCGCGAGTACGAGAAGGTCAAGCATCAGCTGGAGAATTTGGAGGAGAGCGTGAGAGATCGCTGCAAAAAGGAGTTCACAG ACCTGATGATGGAGATGGAGGACCAGACCAGCGAGCTGAGCGAGGCGCGCATCCCCTTCCTGGACTACAAGACGTACACGGACCGCAACCTCTTCCTGCCCTCCAAGGACGGCGCCGCCTCGGTGCTGGCGGGACGCGTGCGCTtcccggagtcccgcagggcCATCGTCACGCAGGCTCTCAACCAGTTCTCCAACCTGCTCAACAGCAAGCCCTTCCTCATCAAC TTCATCCACACGCTGGAGAGCCAGCCGGACTTCAACGCGCGCGCCCGCGGCGATTTTGCCTCCCTCCTGACGGTGGCGCTGCACGGCAAGCTGGTCTACTACACCGACATCACCAGGACGCTCCTCCTGGAGCTCATCGACGAGCACGTGAACAATAAGAACCCCAAGCTCATGCTCAGGAGGTCGGAGACGGTGGTGGAGAGGATGTTGTGCAACTGGATGTCCGTCTGTCTCTACCAGTTCCTCAGG GATAGTGCCGGTGAGCCACTTTACAAGCTGTTGAAGGCGCTCAAGCACCAGGTGGAGAAAGGACCTGTGGACGCCAAGGTCAAGAAGGCCAAATACACGCTCAACGACACGGGGCTGCTGGGAGACGACGTGGAGTATTCCGTGCTG ACCCTGCAGGTGCTGGTGCACGGCGAAGGTCCAGATGTGACGCCGGTGAAGGTTCTGAACTGTGACACCATTTCTCAG GTGAAGGAGAAGATCATCGATCAAGTGTACAGGAATCTTCCGTACTCGCAGAGGCCAAAAGTGGAGAGCGTGGCGCTCG AGTGGCGTCCCGGCTCCACGGGTCAGATTCTGTCCGACCTTGACCTGACGTCGCAGAAGGAAGGACGCTGGAAGAGACTCAACACTCTGGCTCACTACAAC GTTCGGGACAACGCCACGCTGGTTCTGTCCAAGGTTTTGCACACGCAGTCCTTCCACCAGCACCCGGACAACTTTGAAGAGC ggAACGCCCTGCTGGAGGACGACAACACCTTCCACCTGGTGCGGGCGGCCGACGAGCTGGACGAGGTCAAGTCCAAGCGAGGCAGCATGAAGGACAAGTCCATGACCAAAGCCATCACGGAGATTTACCTGACCCGCCTGCTCTCCGTCAAG GGCACGTTGCAGCAGTTTGTGGACGACTTCTTCCGCAGCGTTCTGTGCTCCAGCGCCGCCGTCCCACCTCCCGTCAAGTACTTCTTTGACTTCCTGGACGAGCAGGCGCTGCGGCACGACAACGTGGACGAGGAGACGCTGCACATCTGGAAGACCAACAG CCTGCCGCTGCGCTTTTGGGTGAACATCCTGCGCAACCCCCACTTCGTCTTTGACGTGCACGTGAACGAGGTGGTGGACGCCTCGCTGCACGTCATCGCCCAGACCTTCATGGACGCCTGCACCAAGACCGAGCACAAACTCAGCCGG GAGTCGCCGAGCAACAAGCTGCTCTACGCCAAGGAGATCTCCACCTACAAGAAGATGGTGGACGA TTACTACAAAGGAATCCAGCAGATGGTTCCCGTCAGCGACCAGGACATGAACACATACCTTGCTGAGGTGTCCAGG caaCACACGGACGAGCTGAACACGCAGCTGGCCTTGCATCAACTGTACCAGTACGCCAGCAAATACTACGACGCG ATCATTCGGTCCCTGGACGAAGACCCGGCCGCCCAGAACCGCCAGCTGACGCTACGACTGCAGCAGATCGCCGCCGCCCTGGAGAACAAAGTGACGGatctttga
- the plxnb2a gene encoding plexin-B2a isoform X1, with protein MARRWAWPFLVTAASVLLYVSCAKNPEFHSDTLINNVVQDPRTGRLYAGAVNALYQLSADLLAEARVETGPRRDNRQCTPPVTDTCEDAVETDNHNKLLLVHGAEDRLVVCGSVFRGICSLRNLSNVEHVIYFSDNKGEKSYVVSTEESVSVVGVMSYFTKERDNFTVFLVAKGYGSHDSTKLISTRILRDYGEWNIFENIIDASAVQANSFVLRYLHNFRFAFKDGPFVYFLFSRTLGVQDTKNFTFISRMCQDDQSYYSYTELQLNCSADNHFNKVQAAYVTTPGEVLAQNLTRSGKYGHILASDKVLFVTFTSDEDPSISAMCMYPLRAINTRLLEIISACYSDGGLIHDSPAVYSPYSTKSGGLCSSNNQHNRGAKFKCGAEFLPSPLAGKADVALVAEPSLIRKGVMTAVAVSVEMGHAVAFLGTANGEVLKLHLSAHPELYGRASNEVTGDKVNKDLLLDSQLQHLYIASGKKMSKVPVQSCHLKTDCQSCMSLKDPYCGWCVLEGRCTRQQECGRSSVENTWLWSPNQQCVEIRAFDPPSLSCHKTQQVDISVPALPRLRQSDGLRCLFNGSLSGGVVMGSPAVVICSLPDPADIPPTPEHQDYVSIPVQIVVNDKIVVTSGRYRFYNCSATVRKNPNTPCISCVTSEWGCQWNAREHRCSDTDGAADAGHIIKPQQPERCPQFESPEPLLIPVGFEVPISFRGSNLDIYSGRKFVMGTELMKETEEEVMQEPGSNFRFRGYEFSYSERQEVNVSFHVIERDTKRKIDSTLTVTVYNCSVSRADCSLCKHADAKYHCVWCAASRACVYRHLCPAPPPALCPAPQITDIVPRFGPLNGSISVTIRGSNMGIKQADVKRISVAGVECRHLQDKYSVSTSVVCEIGPAKRPPPSDLPVESSNSGVVEVEVDGGRTGRSQVLFTYRDPKPDAVHPAKGPAAGGTVITIGGRDLDTASQDDVTVSVGGVPCRVLSFGDIITCKTGKYRGPKVPSDPLAVKVNYGRNTSKEVAAAFQYADNPKIADYSPKSSFVCGGRRIVVRGSGFHLIQRATLKVAPVADDFSQDTATVEFAQESLSKNDSVLEFLSPAVIWSDSRSLRAVLLLDNAEEELKAFSYHPDPTFNELPKTVLTETSVIIVTGRGFAKAMTALEAQAFVGDAFCNVSILQDDKLILDAPSSQPRARSKRQRRDAANDPLELVVKFGHGEWVVGSVYYPWKDDIPLAIIIPAVVVPMLLFIAVSVYCYRRKSQQAEREYEKVKHQLENLEESVRDRCKKEFTDLMMEMEDQTSELSEARIPFLDYKTYTDRNLFLPSKDGAASVLAGRVRFPESRRAIVTQALNQFSNLLNSKPFLINFIHTLESQPDFNARARGDFASLLTVALHGKLVYYTDITRTLLLELIDEHVNNKNPKLMLRRSETVVERMLCNWMSVCLYQFLRDSAGEPLYKLLKALKHQVEKGPVDAKVKKAKYTLNDTGLLGDDVEYSVLTLQVLVHGEGPDVTPVKVLNCDTISQVKEKIIDQVYRNLPYSQRPKVESVALEWRPGSTGQILSDLDLTSQKEGRWKRLNTLAHYNVRDNATLVLSKVLHTQSFHQHPDNFEERNALLEDDNTFHLVRAADELDEVKSKRGSMKDKSMTKAITEIYLTRLLSVKGTLQQFVDDFFRSVLCSSAAVPPPVKYFFDFLDEQALRHDNVDEETLHIWKTNSLPLRFWVNILRNPHFVFDVHVNEVVDASLHVIAQTFMDACTKTEHKLSRESPSNKLLYAKEISTYKKMVDDYYKGIQQMVPVSDQDMNTYLAEVSRQHTDELNTQLALHQLYQYASKYYDAIIRSLDEDPAAQNRQLTLRLQQIAAALENKVTDL; from the exons ATGGCGCGCCGCTGGGCGTGGCCGTTCCTGGTCACCGCGGCGAGCGTGCTCCTCTACGTCTCCTGCGCCAAGAACCCTGAGTTCCACTCCGACACGCTCATCAACAACGTGGTCCAAGACCCCCGCACGGGGCGGCTGTACGCGGGCGCCGTCAACGCCCTCTACCAGCTGTCGGCCGACCTTCTGGCGGAAGCCCGCGTGGAGACGGGACCCCGGCGGGACAACCGGCAGTGCACGCCGCCCGTGACGGACACCTGCGAGGACGCGGTCGAGACGGACAACCACAACAAGCTTCTCCTGGTGCACGGCGCCGAGGACAGGCTGGTGGTGTGCGGCAGCGTCTTCAGGGGCATCTGCTCGCTGCGCAACCTCAGCAACGTGGAGCACGTCATCTACTTCAGCGACAACAAAGGCGAGAAGTCGTACGTGGTGAGCACCGAGGAAAGCGTCTCGGTGGTGGGCGTCATGTCCTACTTCACCAAGGAGAGAGACAACTTCACCGTCTTCCTG GTCGCTAAAGGCTACGGCAGCCACGACAGCACCAAGCTGATCTCCACGCGCATCCTGCGGGACTACGGCGAGTGGAACATCTTCGAGAACATCATCGACGCCTCGGCCGTGCAGGCCAACTCCTTTGTGCTGCGCTACCTGCACAACTTTCGCTTCGCCTTTAAGGACGGCCCTTTTGTCTACTTCCTGTTCTCGCGCACGCTGGGCGTGCAGGACACCAAGAACTTCACCTTCATCTCGCGCATGTGCCAGGACGACCAGAGTTACTACTCGTACACGGAGCTGCAGCTCAACTGCAGCGCCGACAACCACTTCAATAAAGTTCAG GCCGCCTACGTGACGACACCGGGCGAGGTTCTGGCTCAGAATCTGACGCGGTCGGGCAAGTACGGGCACATCCTGGCTTCCGACAAGGTTCTCTTTGTCACCTTCACTTCCGACGAAGACCCGAGCATCTCGGCCATGT GCATGTACCCTCTGCGCGCCATCAACACCAGGCTGCTGGAGATCATCAGCGCCTGCTACAGCGACGGCGGCCTCATCCACGACAGTCCGGCCGTCTACTCGCCGTACTCCACCAAGTCGGGCGGTCTGTGCAGCAGCAACAATCAG CACAATAGGGGGGCCAAGTTCAAGTGCGGCGCCGAGTTCCTGCCGTCGCCGCTGGCCGGCAAAGCCGACGTGGCCCTGGTGGCCGAGCCCTCCCTGATCCGCAAGGGCGTCATGACCGCCGTGGCCGTTTCCGTGGAGATGGGCCACGCCGTGGCCTTCCTGGGCACGGCCAACGGAGAA GTGCTCAAGTTGCATCTGTCGGCCCACCCGGAGCTTTACGGGCGGGCGTCCAACGAAGTGACGGGCGACAAAGTCAACAAGGACCTGCTGCTGGATTCTCAGCTGCAGCACTTGTACATCGCCAGcgggaagaag ATGTCCAAGGTTCCCGTGCAATCGTGCCACCTGAAGACGGACTGCCAGTCCTGCATGTCCCTCAAGGATCCCTACTGCGGCTGGTGTGTTTTGGAGGGAAG GTGCACCAGGCAGCAGGAGTGCGGCAGGTCGTCGGTGGAGAACACGTGGCTGTGGTCGCCCAATCAGCAGTGCGTGGAGATTCGGGCCTTCGACCCGCCGAGCCTCAGCTGCCACAAGACGCAGCAG GTGGACATCAGCGTTCCGGCGCTGCCGCGGCTCCGGCAGTCGGACGGGCTGCGCTGCCTCTTCAACGGGTCCCTCAGCGGCGGCGTGGTGATGGGCAGCCCGGCCGTCGTCATCTGTTCCCTGCCGGACCCCGCGGACATCCCGCCCACGCCCGAGCATCAAG ACTACGTGTCGATCCCCGTGCAAATTGTGGTGAACGACAAGATCGTGGTGACGTCGGGACGATATCGCTTCTACAACTGTTCGGCGACGGTCCGGAAGAATCCCAACACGCC GTGCATCTCCTGCGTGACCAGCGAGTGGGGCTGCCAGTGGAACGCTCGAGAGCACCGATGCAGCGACACGGACGGCGCGGCGGACGCCGGCCACATCATCAAACCTCAACAG CCGGAGCGCTGTCCTCAGTTCGAGTCTCCGGAGCCGCTGCTGATCCCCGTGGGCTTCGAGGTCCCCATCAGCTTCCGGGGAAGCAACCTCGACATCTACTCG GGCCGCAAATTCGTGATGGGCACGGAGCTGATGAAGGAAacggaggaggaggtgatgcAGGAGCCCGGCTCCAACTTTCGATTTCGAGGATATGAG TTTTCCTACAGCGAACGGCAGGAGGTGAACGTTTCCTTCCATGTCATCGAACGGGACACCAAGCGCAAGATTGACAGCACGCTCAcag TGACGGTGTACAACTGCTCGGTGTCCCGAGCCGACTGCAGCCTGTGCAAGCACGCCGACGCCAAGTACCATTGCGTGTGGTGCGCCGCCTCACGGGCCTGCGTCTACCGCCACTTGTGCCCGGCGCCACCGCCCGCCTTATGCCCCGCCCCTCAGATTACCGAC ATCGTCCCTCGCTTCGGGCCGCTGAACGGCAGCATCTCGGTGACCATCAGAGGTTCCAACATGGGCATCAAGCAGGCTGACGTCAAGCGCATCAGCGTGGCCGGCGTGGAGTGTCGCCACCTGCAAGACAAATATTCCGTCTCCACCAG CGTGGTGTGCGAGATCGGGCCGGCCAAGCGCCCGCCGCCGTCCGACCTGCCGGTGGAGTCGAGCAACAGCGGCGTGGTGGAGGTGGAGGTGGACGGAGGGCGCACGGGAAGGTCTCAGGTGCTCTTCACCTATCGG GACCCCAAGCCGGACGCGGTGCATCCCGCCAAAGGCCCGGCGGCCGGCGGCACCGTCATCACCATCGGCGGGCGAGACCTGGACACGGCCTCCCAAGATGATGTCACCGTCTCGGTGGGCGGAGTCCCGTGTCGAGT TCTGTCCTTCGGCGACATCATCACGTGTAAGACGGGAAAATACCGCGGGCCCAAGGTTCCGTCCGACCCGCTGGCGGTGAAGGTGAACTACGGGCGCAACACCAGCAAGGAGGTGGCGGCGGCCTTCCAGTACGCCGACAACCCCAAGATCGCCGACTACTCGCCCAAGTCCAGCTTTGTGTG CGGCGGGCGGCGCATCGTCGTGAGGGGAAGCGGCTTCCATCTGATCCAGAGGGCCACGTTGAAGGTGGCGCCCGTCGCCGATGACTTCTCGCAGGACACCGCCACCGTCGAG TTTGCGCAGGAGTCGCTGAGCAAGAACGACAGCGTGCTGGAGTTCCTGTCGCCGGCGGTGATCTGGAGCGACAGCCGCTCGCTGCGCGCCGTCCTGCTGCTGGACAACGCCGAGGAGGAGCTCAAGGCCTTCAGCTACCACCCCGACCCCACCTTCAACGAGCTCCCCAAGACCGTCCTCACCGAGACCAGCGTCATCATCGTCACC GGTCGAGGCTTCGCCAAGGCCATGACGGCGCTGGAGGCGCAGGCCTTTGTCGGGGACGCTTTCTGCAACGTCAGCATCCTTCAG GACGACAAGTTGATCCTGGACGCGCCGTCGTCCCAGCCCCGCGCTCGATCTAAACGCCAACGGCGAGATGCTGCCAACGACCCTCTGGAGCTGGTG GTGAAGTTCGGTCACGGTGAGTGGGTGGTGGGCTCAGTCTACTACCCGTGGAAGGATGACATCCCCCTGGCCATCATCATCCCCGCCGTCGTGGTGCCCATGCTGCTCTTCATCGCCGTGTCCGTCTACTGCTACAG GAGGAAGAGTCAGCAGGCCGAGCGCGAGTACGAGAAGGTCAAGCATCAGCTGGAGAATTTGGAGGAGAGCGTGAGAGATCGCTGCAAAAAGGAGTTCACAG ACCTGATGATGGAGATGGAGGACCAGACCAGCGAGCTGAGCGAGGCGCGCATCCCCTTCCTGGACTACAAGACGTACACGGACCGCAACCTCTTCCTGCCCTCCAAGGACGGCGCCGCCTCGGTGCTGGCGGGACGCGTGCGCTtcccggagtcccgcagggcCATCGTCACGCAGGCTCTCAACCAGTTCTCCAACCTGCTCAACAGCAAGCCCTTCCTCATCAAC TTCATCCACACGCTGGAGAGCCAGCCGGACTTCAACGCGCGCGCCCGCGGCGATTTTGCCTCCCTCCTGACGGTGGCGCTGCACGGCAAGCTGGTCTACTACACCGACATCACCAGGACGCTCCTCCTGGAGCTCATCGACGAGCACGTGAACAATAAGAACCCCAAGCTCATGCTCAGGAGGTCGGAGACGGTGGTGGAGAGGATGTTGTGCAACTGGATGTCCGTCTGTCTCTACCAGTTCCTCAGG GATAGTGCCGGTGAGCCACTTTACAAGCTGTTGAAGGCGCTCAAGCACCAGGTGGAGAAAGGACCTGTGGACGCCAAGGTCAAGAAGGCCAAATACACGCTCAACGACACGGGGCTGCTGGGAGACGACGTGGAGTATTCCGTGCTG ACCCTGCAGGTGCTGGTGCACGGCGAAGGTCCAGATGTGACGCCGGTGAAGGTTCTGAACTGTGACACCATTTCTCAG GTGAAGGAGAAGATCATCGATCAAGTGTACAGGAATCTTCCGTACTCGCAGAGGCCAAAAGTGGAGAGCGTGGCGCTCG AGTGGCGTCCCGGCTCCACGGGTCAGATTCTGTCCGACCTTGACCTGACGTCGCAGAAGGAAGGACGCTGGAAGAGACTCAACACTCTGGCTCACTACAAC GTTCGGGACAACGCCACGCTGGTTCTGTCCAAGGTTTTGCACACGCAGTCCTTCCACCAGCACCCGGACAACTTTGAAGAGC ggAACGCCCTGCTGGAGGACGACAACACCTTCCACCTGGTGCGGGCGGCCGACGAGCTGGACGAGGTCAAGTCCAAGCGAGGCAGCATGAAGGACAAGTCCATGACCAAAGCCATCACGGAGATTTACCTGACCCGCCTGCTCTCCGTCAAG GGCACGTTGCAGCAGTTTGTGGACGACTTCTTCCGCAGCGTTCTGTGCTCCAGCGCCGCCGTCCCACCTCCCGTCAAGTACTTCTTTGACTTCCTGGACGAGCAGGCGCTGCGGCACGACAACGTGGACGAGGAGACGCTGCACATCTGGAAGACCAACAG CCTGCCGCTGCGCTTTTGGGTGAACATCCTGCGCAACCCCCACTTCGTCTTTGACGTGCACGTGAACGAGGTGGTGGACGCCTCGCTGCACGTCATCGCCCAGACCTTCATGGACGCCTGCACCAAGACCGAGCACAAACTCAGCCGG GAGTCGCCGAGCAACAAGCTGCTCTACGCCAAGGAGATCTCCACCTACAAGAAGATGGTGGACGA TTACTACAAAGGAATCCAGCAGATGGTTCCCGTCAGCGACCAGGACATGAACACATACCTTGCTGAGGTGTCCAGG caaCACACGGACGAGCTGAACACGCAGCTGGCCTTGCATCAACTGTACCAGTACGCCAGCAAATACTACGACGCG ATCATTCGGTCCCTGGACGAAGACCCGGCCGCCCAGAACCGCCAGCTGACGCTACGACTGCAGCAGATCGCCGCCGCCCTGGAGAACAAAGTGACGGatctttga